The proteins below come from a single Triticum aestivum cultivar Chinese Spring chromosome 5D, IWGSC CS RefSeq v2.1, whole genome shotgun sequence genomic window:
- the LOC123124816 gene encoding probable E3 ubiquitin-protein ligase RNF217: MEKESRPAEYHRLEPEEPEPVASPGAAAAAGPIYDVYMDELEAEEAYLEGLDVPAGPVVLDADTEEAVAAAVEAERQAAMAADEEMAHALHMQDLVEAEEWELRDLDLEQPPGDYPASSRAGVGFGARATADNFLELERQSGTFESIHEVESGTVFLGNSRIPEPLECLESLPGPSTAGVAASPARRTILSQNAAGSSSSQQVPGHGVAATVPSVTPPVSFVPSTRRCGALCAIAPRARPIGPFDDPVSVKRRALLADAASSVMFPAMQEGHDNGWYECIVLDAAVKLEQPEKQGLLESLQLCLPRSDEPCKPAVAAAGEEEEEEEGGFSLPKFCQRWGVSPSDLEPDAPGPSTAKVPPLADDEVPTFDCGICMDTLPVFDLFHGLPCKHKFCATCMTTYVEGRIRASELPIPCPDAACKGKENAVLHPEKCKKAIDYGAFGDWGARLTESALPPDRRAYCPNRRCGVILETSGQAEPAMAPCPACKHLLCATCGMEWSPDGAAGEHDCAKGPDAALVRRLAQERQWKQCPSCRMIVERSFGCNRMTCRCGFVFCYQCGRPMSRGQPGFAGQLEPCRCHDAGLAFAFAHHHQAHHIELNVPALPPLQEEEAAAVEAILMNRLPVWDAEPEEPPVVPADGPRRRQEEDDGIHQPGHQDDPDVEMENFFY, from the exons ATGGAGAAAGAATCCCGACCCGCTGAGTATCACCGGCTCGAGCCGGAGGAACCAGAGCCCGTCGCCAGccctggcgccgccgccgccgcgggtcccATCTACGACGTGTACATGGACGAGTTGGAGGCGGAGGAGGCGTACCTGGAGGGCCTCGACGTCCCCGCGGGTCCCGTCGTCCTCGACGCGGACACGGAggaggccgtggcggcggcggtggaggcggagcggcaggccgccatggccgccgacgAGGAGATGGCGCACGCGCTGCACATGCAGGACCTCGTGGAGGCGGAGGAGTGGGAGCTGCGTGACCTGGACCTGGAGCAGCCGCCCGGCGACTACCCCGCCTCCTCCAGGGCCGGCGTCGGCTTCGGCGCCAGGGCCACCGCGGATAACTTCTTGGAGTTGGAGAGACAGAGCGGGACCTTCGAGAGCATCCATGAGGTGGAGAGCGGAACCGTCTTCCTCGGCAATTCGAGAATCCCGGAACCCCTCGAGTGTCTGGAAAGTCTGCCAGGCCCAAGCACTGCCGGCGTCGCCGCATCTCCGGCGAGACGGACCATCCTCTCCCAAAACGCCGCCGGCTCCTCGTCAAGCCAGCAAGTCCCCGGACACGGGGTAGCCGCTACTGTGCCAAGCGTGACCCCGCCCGTCAGCTTCGTCCCATCGACAAGAAGATGCGGCGCTCTCTGCGCGATCGCCCCGCGGGCAAGACCAATCGGTCCTTTCGACGACCCCGTTTCCGTGAAAAGACGGGCCCTCCTCGCCGACGCCGCCTCATCGGTTATGTTCCCCGCAATGCAAGAAGGGCACGACAACGGCTGGTACGAGTGCATCGTCCTCGACGCTGCTGTGAAGCTAGAGCAGCCGGAGAAGCAGGGATTGCTCGAATCTTTGCAGCTGTGCCTTCCAAGATCTGATGAACCCTGCAAGCCCGCCGTCGCGGCcgccggcgaagaagaagaggaagaagagggcggatTCTCCCTTCCGAAGTTCTGCCAGAGGTGGGGCGTCAGCCCGTCCGACCTCGAGCCCGACGCGCCCGGCCCGTCGACGGCGAAGGTGCCCCCTCTGGCCGACGACGAGGTGCCCACGTTCGACTGCGGCATCTGCATGGACACCCTCCCCGTCTTCGACCTCTTCCACGGGCTCCCCTGCAAGCACAAGTTCTGCGCGACGTGCATGACCACGTACGTGGAGGGCAGGATCCGGGCGAGCGAGCTGCCCATCCCGTGCCCCGACGCGGCGTGCAAGGGCAAGGAGAACGCCGTCCTCCACCCGGAGAAGTGCAAGAAGGCGATCGACTACGGCGCGTTCGGCGACTGGGGCGCCCGGCTCACCGAGAGCGCGCTCCCGCCGGACCGGCGCGCGTACTGCCCGAACCGGCGGTGCGGGGTCATCCTGGAGACGAGCGGCCAGGCGgagccggccatggcgccgtgccCGGCGTGCAAGCACCTGCTGTGCGCCACCTGCGGCATGGAGTGGAGCCCGGACGGGGCGGCCGGCGAGCACGACTGCGCCAAGGGCCCCGACGCCGCGCTCGTGCGGAGGCTCGCGCAGGAGCGCCAGTGGAAACAGTGCCCGAGCTGCAGGATGATCGTCGAGAGGAGCTTCGGATGCAATCGAATGACATGCAG GTGCGGCTTCGTCTTCTGCTACCAGTGCGGGCGCCCCATGAGCAGGGGGCAGCCGGGATTTGCAGGCCAGCTGGAGCCATGCCGGTGCCACGACGCCGGGCTCGCGTTCGCCTTCGCGCACCACCACCAGGCCCACCACATCGAACTGAACGTgccggcgctgcccccgctccaggaggaggaggcggcggcggtggaggccatCCTCATGAACAGGCTGCCGGTGTGGGACGCAGAGCCGGAGGAGCCGCCCGTTGTCCCCGCAGACGGGCCGCGCCGCCGGCAGGAGGAGGACGACGGCATTCACCAGCCCGGCCATCAAGATGACCCAGACGTGGAAATGGAAAACTTCTTTTACTAG